The genomic region GACAGAGAAGGAAGCTTTGAACCGCAAATAGTCAAAAAAAGGCAAACAAGCCTACATCCAGAACTTGAAGCAAAGGTCTTAAGCACATATGCCAGTGGCATGGGATACAGAGATATAGCTTCACATGTTGAGGAAATATATGACCACAAAATATCAGCAGCAGAGATATCCAGTATTACTGATAAACTGCTACCAGTAATCAATGAATGGCGCAGCCGCCCACTGCAATCAGTGTATCCAATAGTGTTTATGGATGGCATGTTCTTTAAGGTCAAGGAGGACGGACATTGTATAAGTAAATGCATGTATAATATATTGGGCATAAATCAAAATGGCAGAAAAGAAGTATTAGGTTTTTATTTGGCTGAAAGTGAAGGAGCTAACTTCTGGTTGGGAGTTCTAAATGACCTAAAAGAGCGAGGAGTAGAAGATATTCTAATTGCCTGCATTGATGGGCTAAAAAGCTTTCCTGCGGCTATAAATAGTGTGTTTCCTAAGGCAGAAGTACAGCTATGTATAGTGCATCAGATAAGGAATTCACTGAAATATGTATCTAGCAAAGATGTAAAAGTTTTCATGAATGATTTGAAAAAAATATATCGTGCTTCAAGTAAAGAGATCGCTGAGAATTATCTGCTTGAGCTGGAAGAAAAATGGGGAGAGAAGTATCCTTTAGTTATAAAATCCTGGCAGAACAATTGGGAAAACTTATCCAGTTATTTTAAGTATTCTGGGCAAGTTAGGAAGCTGATTTACACCACCAATCCAATTGAGGGGTTGCATAGACAAATCAGGAAATTTACTAAAACTAAGGGTTCATTTACTAGTACAAATGCCTTGTACAAACAGGTATATTGTGCTATAAAAAAGGTAGAGCAAAAGTGGATTATGGCTCTCCCTAATTGGGCTTTAACTATTTCTCAACTTGATATTTTCTTTCCAGATAGATTGAAAATTGAGTTGAACTAAAAATGCGGCTTGACACACTTTTTTGAACGTTCCCAAATTTCCTGATTTGTCTATGCAACCCCTCAATTGGATTGGTGGTGTAAATCAGCTTCCTAACTTGCCCAGAATACTTAAAATAACTGGATAAGTTTTCCCAATTGTTCTGCCAGGATTTTATAACTAAAGGATACTTCTCTCCCCATTTTTCTTCCAGCTCAAGCAGATAATTCTCAGCGATCTCTTTACTTGAAGCACGATATATTTTTTTCAAATCATTCATGAAAACTTTTACATCTTTGCTAGATACATATTTCAGTGAATTCCTTATCTGATGCACTATACATAGCTGTACTTCTGCCTTAGGAAACACACTATTTATAGCCGCAGGAAAGCTTTTTAGCCCATCAATGCAGGCAATTAGAATATCTTCTACTCCTCGCTCTTTTAGGTCATTTAGAACTCCCAACCAGAAGTTAGCTCCTTCACTTTCAGCCAAATAAAAACCTAATACTTCTTTTCTGCCATTTTGATTTATGCCCAATATATTATACATGCATTTACTTATACAATGTCCGTCCTCCTTGACCTTAAAGAACATGCCATCCATAAACACTATTGGATACACTGATTGCAGTGGGCGGCTGCGCCATTCATTGATTACTGGTAGCAGTTTATCAGTAATACTGGATATCTCTGCTGCTGATATTTTGTGGTCATATATTTCCTCAACATGTGAAGCTATATCTCTGTATCCCATGCCACTGGCATATGTGCTTAAGACCTTTGCTTCAAGTTCTGGATGTAGGCTTGTTTGCCTTTTTTTGACTATTTGCGGTTCAAAGCTTCCTTCTCTGTCTCTTGGTGTTAATAGTTCAAATGAGCCTGAACTTGTACGTAAAGTTTTTGCATTCCTTCCATTTCTTCGGTTATTTTCTTCACTTTTAGCTGACATGTGGCTTTCTATTTCACCTTCCAGACTTGCCTCTAGCAACCTTTTTATAAACGGTGTTAATGCTCCATCTCTTCCTGTCAATGGTCTTCCTTCTCGTATAGATGACAGGATATTTGTTTCTAATTCTTTATAATCTACCAAACCAGTAGTTCTATTTGCTTGACCCATATCAAACCTCCATTTTTTATATCAATTTATTACTTTTTTTTCGGTTTGACACACTTTTTT from Wolbachia endosymbiont (group B) of Parapoynx stratiotata harbors:
- a CDS encoding IS256 family transposase, which codes for MGQANRTTGLVDYKELETNILSSIREGRPLTGRDGALTPFIKRLLEASLEGEIESHMSAKSEENNRRNGRNAKTLRTSSGSFELLTPRDREGSFEPQIVKKRQTSLHPELEAKVLSTYASGMGYRDIASHVEEIYDHKISAAEISSITDKLLPVINEWRSRPLQSVYPIVFMDGMFFKVKEDGHCISKCMYNILGINQNGRKEVLGFYLAESEGANFWLGVLNDLKERGVEDILIACIDGLKSFPAAINSVFPKAEVQLCIVHQIRNSLKYVSSKDVKVFMNDLKKIYRASSKEIAENYLLELEEKWGEKYPLVIKSWQNNWENLSSYFKYSGQVRKLIYTTNPIEGLHRQIRKFTKTKGSFTSTNALYKQVYCAIKKVEQKWIMALPNWALTISQLDIFFPDRLKIELN